A single region of the Eublepharis macularius isolate TG4126 chromosome 14, MPM_Emac_v1.0, whole genome shotgun sequence genome encodes:
- the C14H2orf42 gene encoding uncharacterized protein C2orf42 homolog — protein sequence MESSSVRSKVPAFLSDLGKATLRGIRKCPRCGTYNGTRGLSCKNKTCGNIFRYGTWKQAGVDAVKIITGSDLQVFSVRQRDRGPDYRCFVELGVSETTIQTVDGTIITQLSSGRCYVPSCLKAAAQGVVKNQCQHIKLAVNCQTEATPLTLKSSVLNSVQASPEMKQTLWQLATEPTGPLVQRITKNILVVKCKASHKHSLGYLHVSFAHKAGPKYVVEPRFVCSCQSLKDKATSAKEEMGQKCIHFFACISAFASDDSLAQEFADFLSYDSSGLKPMVGAQLVCQPESALPSVQAATSKAKRRKKDEIVGTQASSPLLPQDQANSNLRKSGLKKPSVASLKKQASSQVLDESQVTLSFQEWLASVTERIHQAMHYQFDGKPDPLVFHIPQSFFEALQQRISVGSTKKRLPNSTTAFVRKDALPLGTFSKYTWHITNILQVKQIFDTPEMPLEITRSFIQNWDGTYEPFRCPKVEVESIPETYGRLEKQPVLRPLELKTFLKVGNTSPDQKEPTPFIIEWIPDILPQSKIGELRIKFEYGHYRNGHTTEYQEHRPSLEQTLELMPLTTITFP from the exons ATGGAATCAAGCTCTGTAAGGAGTAAAGTCCCAGCTTTCTTATCAGACTTGGGGAAAGCGACCCTGCGAGGCATAAGGAAATGCCCTCGCTGTGGCACCTACAATGGCACCCGTGGGCTGAGCTGCAAGAATAAGACTTGTGGTAACATCTTTCGCTACGGCACTTGGAAGCAGGCCGGCGTTGATGCAGTCAAAATTATCACTGGCTCAGACCTGCAGGTCTTCTCAGTGCGGCAGAGGGACAGGGGACCAGATTATCGATGCTTTGTAGAGCTGGGAGTTTCAGAGACCACCATCCAGACTGTTGATGGGACTATCATCACACAGCTCAGCTCTGGCCGCTGTTACGTCCCATCATGTTTGAAAGCAGCTGCACAAGGGGTGGTGAAAAACCAGTGCCAGCACATTAAGCTGGCCGTGAACTGCCAGACTGAGGCCACCCCGCTTACTTTGAAAAGCTCCGTTTTAAACTCAGTGCAGGCCTCACCTGAGATGAAACaaaccctctggcagctggccacAGAACCCACGGGACCTCTGGTCCAAAGGATCACGAAGAACATTCTGGTGGTGAAGTGCAAAGCCAGCCACAAGCATAGCTTGGGCTATCTCCATGTCTCCTTTGCTCACAAGGCTGGCCCCAAGTATGTGGTGGAGCCCCGCTTTGTCTGCTCCTGCCAGTCTTTGAAAGACAAGGCCACCTCTGCCAAGGAAGAGATGGGCCAGAAATGCATCCACTTCTTTGCCTGTATCAGCGCTTTTGCCAGCGATGATAGTTTAGCTCAGGAATTTGCAGATTTCCTCAGCTATGATTCCAGTG GCCTGAAGCCAATGGTAGGAGCCCAGCTTGTTTGCCAGCCAGAATCTGCTCTGCCTTCTGTACAAGCTGCCACCTCCAAggcaaagaggaggaagaaagatgAAATTGTGG GTACGCAAGCAAGTAGTCCCCTCTTGCCTCAAGATCAAGCAAACAGCAACTTGAGGAAGAGTGGCCTGAAAAAGCCATCCGTCGCTTCCCTTAAAAAACAAG CTAGCAGTCAAGTACTTGATGAATCTCAGGTAACCTTGTCCTTccaggagtggctggccagcgtCACTGAACGCATCCATCAAGCCATGCATTACCAGTTTGATG GCAAACCAGATCCACTGGTATTCCATATACCCCAGTCTTTCTTTGAAGCCCTGCAACAGAGGATTTCTGTTGGGAGCACCAAGAAGCGGCTCCCAAATTCAACCACAG CTTTTGTCCGGAAGGATGCCTTACCTCTGGGTACCTTTTCAAAGTATACATGGCACATCACCAACATCTTGCAGGTCAAACAAATCTTTGATACTCCTGAG ATGCCCTTGGAAATCACCCGCAGCTTTATTCAGAACTGGGACGGCACTTATGAACCCTTTAGGTGCCCTAAAGTGGAGGTGGAAAGCATCCCAGAGACTTATGGGCGTTTGGAGAAACAGCCAGTTCTCCGGCCCTTGGAGCTGAAAACCTTCCTGAAAGTTG GCAACACCTCCCCAGATCAGAAGGAACCAACACCTTTCATCATTGAATGGATCCCTGATATCCTCCCCCAGTCCAAAATTGGTGAGTTGAGGATTAAGTTTGAATATGGCCACTACAGGAATGGCCACACCACTGAATACCAAGAGCACCGCCCTTCCCTGGAACAGACTCTGGAGCTCATGCCTCTCACCACCATCACATTTCCGTGA
- the TIA1 gene encoding cytotoxic granule associated RNA binding protein TIA1 isoform X5 → MATGKSKGYGFVSFFNKWDAENAIQQMGGQWLGGRQIRTNWATRKPPAPKNTYESNAKQLSYDDVVNQSSPSNCTVYCGGVTSGLTEQLMRQTFSPFGQIMEIRVFPDKGYSFVRFNSHESAAHAIVSVNGTTIEGHVVKCYWGKETPDMISPIQQQNQVGYPPPYGQWSQWYGNTQQIGQYMPNGWQVPAYGMYGQPWNQGFNQTQSSAAWMGASYGVPPPPPPPPPPPQGQNGSVLTSQTGYRMAGFETQ, encoded by the exons GATGCCGAAAACGCTATTCAGCAGATGGGCGGACAGTGGCTTGGTGGAAGACAAATCAGGACTAACTGGGCAACGCGCAAACCTCCAGCTCCAAAGAATACATACGAAT CAAATGCCAAACAGCTCTCCTATGATGATGTTGTAAATCAGTCCAGTCCAAGCAATTGCACTGTGTACTGTGGTGGTGTTACTTCAGGGCTAACAG AACAGCTAATGCGCCAGACGTTTTCTCCTTTTGGGCAGATAATGGAAATTCGGGTCTTCCCAGATAAAGGGTACTCCTTTGTGCG GTTCAATTCTCATGAAAGTGCTGCACATGCAATTGTTTCAGTCAACGGCACAACCATAGAAGGGCATGTTGTGAAATGTTACTGGGGCAAAGAAACACCAGATATGATCAGTCCAATCCAGCAG CAGAATCAAGTGGGATATCCACCCCCTTATGGACAGTGGAGCCAATGGTATGGAAACACACAACAGATTGGTCAGTATATGCCTAATGGCTGGCAAGTCCCTGCATATGGAATGTATGGACAACCGTGGAATCAGGGATTTAA TCAGACACAGTCTTCTGCAGCATGGATGGGTGCAAGTTACGGCgtaccaccacctccaccaccccctccacctcctccccagggACAGAATGGAAGTGTTCTAACTAGTCAAACTGGATATCGGATGGCAGGTTTTGAAACACAGTGA